The region ATGAGGCAAAGAAATGTGTTACCCAGAGCTGAATTGTTAAGCCATGGCTGGAAAGCATTCGCACTGGACAATAGTCTGCGAGCGGGTGATATTTGCACATTTGAACTTCCTAACAATGGCAATgaaatttcatttaaagtttccATTGTTAAGATAGCTGATGATGCATGTAACAAGCAAGGTGAGAAATGCTCTTAACTAATATAATGGAATGCAATAGTTATGGTTATAGTATTGACTTACTTACAAGTGTTGTTTTCAGTTGCAAATAAGAGAAGAACAACTACACCATCCAAGCGAAAGAGAAATCCTTGTGTGAAAGTTGAATCTTCTTTTAATTATGATAAAGCCAACATGATTCCACAGAACCTGATTGCAAAGATAGAACAAGAGAAAATTAAAGTTGAACCTTCAGGTATGCTATGAGACAATGATTCAAGAATAATGTTCAACATTCTTAAGCAAAGTCAGCTTACATTTTGTTTATAAATTAAATGCAGACAGCTTTATGAAGCTGACATCTGAAGCAAATACTGGTAATCAAGGTACTTGTAAGAGGCCTTCATCTTCTGGACTTAGCAGAGCTTCTGAAGCAGCCAGCCAATTCTTCTCGAAAAATCCTTACTTCCAAGTGATTTTGCGATCAAATCACGTGCTTGGATGTGTACTGGTTTGTCCAAACGTTGCTTCTACTGTTATATATTTCATTGATAAATGCATACTAATTTGTATCAAAATTGTTTTTGAGTACTTGAAATGAAAGTTAAATATCAATGCTTTTTTGTGCAGCATATTCCATGTACTTTTGGAGTGCATTATTTTGAGGAAAAGACACAAACTGAGATGCTTTGGGTTGGTGAGAAATATTGGTATGTGAAGTTATTGGCTTATAAATCAGATTATAAATTTTCTGTTGGGTGGGCTGCATTTGCAAAAGGGAACTCTCTTCAGCCAAGAGATGTATGCATCTCTGAGCTGATTAAGAGAAATCAATCTGAGATGAAAGTTTATATATTTAGACAAAGTGGTTTGGCTCAAGAGTAGTAACTGTTGTAATTATGCAAATCTATGAATGAGTAGTTTCAATTTTATGCCTTCCCCTATTTCTCAAATATGATCCTTATTAATTTTTACTGCTTTTTGATTCGAACTATCATTTATTTGCTTGCCTTTCCTTTTCCCATAACAAGCTCAAATACATTACTAAATACAGTAAAATTCACATCAGCCAACAATCTGTATTATCAAATACAGCAGCCACAAGGAAGAAAATGATATTCTACCAAAAGCAATGTCAAGTTAAGAAATTCAATCAATCTTTTATTCTCCTAAAAGAAATACCGTTGAAAAGGGACTGAGAGAGAGACCTAACAGAACCTTGAAAAGGAATGCTTGAAACATATATGGCTATAGTAATATCAGATATGCCTGAAGCAAATTCAGTCAAGAAAAGACAAAACTCCCACCATAAGAACTCGGGACCAAATTGTTTGAAATATAATCTTCTCAACTAAATCACAACCAAACTAACAATGAAAGAAACAGAGTTACCAACCTAATAACCCAATACCCAACATCAAATTATGTAGTAAACACTCTGAAATAACTATCCGAGCAAACAGTTTCAAATTTTCAATCTCCCCCAAATATAAATAAAGTCCCAAAGCTTTCATTTTTAGCAATACAACAGAGCCAAATCCAGAAGAAACGAAAACCCAGCAAATCAAATGAAAGTACCTCATGGAAGTTGCAAACAGGAACTTTCTCAGTTGTTCTCTTGCCCGAAGAGCAATCAATATCAGCTACTGTATTAATAATACATTACTAAAATACagtaaaatatgatgaaaaagaaAGTAATGGTATCGTACCTTAAAATGACGTAAGCAGAGGAGAATACGAGTCGTGGTAAGTTGAAGAACTTCAGATAGTCGGCGTGATGTACATCCTGCGATACAGCCGTTGTGTGCTCCAGAAGCTCGTACCAACGTCGTGAGGTAGAGATAGATGAGACGAGATGAGAGTGAGAGAGGATAAGTGTGTGAGAGAGTGTGAATGGAGGAGAATACAGAGTGCAAGAAAGAAAGGCAGAGAGGCGgcaatggaggctgagagaaattgtttgggtatcttaggtttagggattaaattatGGCTGAGAGAAATTAGACCCAattttttcatttggcgcctgggtatatttcatatggcgccaaaatattTGTTCCgtgtttttttttaatcatttatcaATAGCACTTTTaaatatatgttatattttaatgtaatatatactaaaaattgttgtagtggggGCAAGGTTGTAATCAACCTTACCTTTGCTACGATCTTATGGCACAGGTAGGGCTTCAACTCCAAATGGTGCATGGGGGCCACGCCAGCTGGAGGATATTACGCCACATCAGCCGGGTGCTCAGGAGGAGCACCAGCTGGGCCCATAGGTGGCACTCCAGCTAGGTGCACAGATGGCATACCAACTAGCTACCTAGCTATGGTGGCCCACTCGCAGCCCTTGGGCCACCAAAGTTGCCcaaattgtaatgtcccaaaatcccaAATGTGGTTTAAAACCTGgattaggaggtcaggagggccataactgatttattatgaaatgaaattattatatgcatgattatgtgagttatattattatatgatgataaatgcatgcatgtgggtccacttttcattataaaggTATTTTGCTAATTTGGCCCATTGACGGCATGTTTGTATATTTTCAGGCATGTTGGTGAgttatggatgaggccacattattatgtggatatgttctaGCTATTCGGAATGATACAATCCTAGGATGTCATTTAGCGGtattgtcataacggggtcaattatcgagatattgggtaatgagactgattatttgatgatatattgggagttagtgagattaggaggaaattctaggaattttgattattttaaccccgagggtgtttttgggaccccaagcattatgatctac is a window of Humulus lupulus chromosome 4, drHumLupu1.1, whole genome shotgun sequence DNA encoding:
- the LOC133832529 gene encoding B3 domain-containing protein REM19-like, which translates into the protein MTKESRSSKVESCSTMKEQALERASCPQTKRPSFTVTMRVVYTTGRCNFCLPYKFVEKYISKKECEVRLWVLDGRSWFVQLRMRQRNVLPRAELLSHGWKAFALDNSLRAGDICTFELPNNGNEISFKVSIVKIADDACNKQVANKRRTTTPSKRKRNPCVKVESSFNYDKANMIPQNLIAKIEQEKIKVEPSDSFMKLTSEANTGNQGTCKRPSSSGLSRASEAASQFFSKNPYFQVILRSNHVLGCVLHIPCTFGVHYFEEKTQTEMLWVGEKYWYVKLLAYKSDYKFSVGWAAFAKGNSLQPRDVCISELIKRNQSEMKVYIFRQSGLAQE